The sequence below is a genomic window from Mycobacterium sp. ITM-2016-00316.
GACGTGGCTTCCAACTCGGCCTCATAGGCGCCTTCGTCACGCCCGAGCGCGATGGTGGCCGCGGTCATGGCGAACACCGCGACGGTCAGCACCACCGACTCCCACCGGTTCGCGGTGAGCGTCTCGCCGAGCAGGAACACCCCCAGCAGCACGGCGGCCATCGGTTCGATCACCAGCATGGTGGGCACCGAGGTCTGCAGCGATCCGGCGTGGAACGCGGACTGCTGCAGCAGGGTCGCGAGCACGCCGAGCAAAACCAGCGCGTACGGCAGCGGAGTCGACAACACCTCGGCGACCGAATGCCGGTCCAGCTCGTGCATGAGCATCTTGGTGAGCACCGCGACCAGGCCGAACAACACACCGACGGCGACGGCCAGCGGCACCGCGCGCTGCCAGCCCTTCCGGCGCACCGCGATCACCACAGCACCGAGCACCACCACCGAGCACACCGCGGCCACCACCGCGATGGTGGGCACCGGGGCCACCTGGTCGCTCACCCGCGGATGGGCGAGCAGGATGAAGATCGCCAGCGACACCGTCAGTAGCAGCGCCCACAACCAGGCGCCCCTGCTGACCCGGCGGTGCGCCAACCGGGCGCTCAGCGGCAGCGCGAACAGCAGCGCCGACACCAGCAGTGGCTGCACCACGATCAGAGATCCGTTGTCCAGAGCCAGGGCCTGGAACACGAAGCCGGCCACCGCCGCGGCGGTACCGGCCCACCACAGCGGACGACGCAGCAGGGTGGCCAGCATGACCGTGCTGACCCCGTACTCCTCCGGCACATCGATCGTCGCGCGCTGGCGCACCACGATGCCGACGGCCGCGAAAATGGCTGCGCACAGGGCGAAGACGACGACGAGCAGCTGATCGATCACCGTCGCAGCGCTCTCGTCACGCCACCAAGACTAGGTGGTCAATTCCGCCAGAGCCTCCGCGGTGTTCAGGTCCTGGTAGGCGGCGCTGTACCGCTGCGCCAATGCCAGCGCGATGTCGGGGCGCTGCCACAACTCGCCCGCGCTGGCCGTGGCCAGCCAGGTGGTCAGGCCGTGCGCGACCGACGCCCGGTAGCGCAGCCAGATCTCCTCCGCCGACGGCAGTTCGTCGGCGGGCAGGCCCAAGCCGTGCCGGTACACACCGAGCAGATCGCGCTCGTGGACGCGCCGGTCCTCGGTGATCAGCGCGCCCTGCAGGAAGTAACCCAGGTCGACGGAGAAGTTCCCGCGTCGGGCCACCTGCCAGTCCAGGAAGCCGATCTCTCCGCCGGGGGTCAGGTAGGTGTTCCCGATGTGCGG
It includes:
- a CDS encoding DMT family transporter — translated: MIDQLLVVVFALCAAIFAAVGIVVRQRATIDVPEEYGVSTVMLATLLRRPLWWAGTAAAVAGFVFQALALDNGSLIVVQPLLVSALLFALPLSARLAHRRVSRGAWLWALLLTVSLAIFILLAHPRVSDQVAPVPTIAVVAAVCSVVVLGAVVIAVRRKGWQRAVPLAVAVGVLFGLVAVLTKMLMHELDRHSVAEVLSTPLPYALVLLGVLATLLQQSAFHAGSLQTSVPTMLVIEPMAAVLLGVFLLGETLTANRWESVVLTVAVFAMTAATIALGRDEGAYEAELEATSRTA